A genome region from Alphaproteobacteria bacterium includes the following:
- a CDS encoding ankyrin repeat domain-containing protein has product MTDNGPTHDDLLWRDLMKAQPYAVQAETAFQMAEQGNLWRMAQLLDMGVQVDSEGAVRESAVQQSLLHVVVEKGHHALAVELLKRGADANLPDEAVEYPLNKAVRRSDIAMVSLLLHNQANPQNLNEFGYNALMLARHKPEIRAVIENAMPKRGTSRVQRPLQAR; this is encoded by the coding sequence ATGACCGACAACGGCCCCACTCATGACGATTTGCTCTGGCGCGACCTGATGAAGGCGCAGCCCTATGCCGTGCAGGCCGAAACGGCCTTCCAGATGGCCGAACAGGGCAACCTGTGGCGCATGGCACAGCTGCTGGATATGGGCGTTCAGGTCGATAGCGAAGGCGCAGTGCGCGAAAGCGCCGTCCAGCAATCGCTTTTGCATGTCGTGGTCGAAAAAGGCCATCATGCGCTGGCAGTCGAGCTGCTGAAACGCGGTGCGGATGCGAACCTGCCCGACGAAGCGGTCGAATATCCGCTGAACAAGGCCGTGCGCCGCTCCGACATCGCGATGGTGTCGCTGCTGCTGCACAACCAGGCGAACCCGCAGAACCTGAACGAATTCGGCTATAACGCCCTTATGCTGGCGCGCCACAAACCGGAAATCCGCGCCGTGATCGAAAACGCCATGCCCAAGCGCGGCACCAGCCGCGTGCAACGCCCGCTGCAGGCGAGATAA
- the groL gene encoding chaperonin GroEL (60 kDa chaperone family; promotes refolding of misfolded polypeptides especially under stressful conditions; forms two stacked rings of heptamers to form a barrel-shaped 14mer; ends can be capped by GroES; misfolded proteins enter the barrel where they are refolded when GroES binds) has translation MAAKEVKFSADARAKMLKGVDTLANAVKVTLGPKGRNVVISKSFGAPRITKDGVSVAKEIELEDNFENMGAQMVREVASKTNDMAGDGTTTATVLAQAIFREGVKSVAAGMNPMDLKRGIDKAVTAVVEDIKSRAKKISKSNEIAQVGTISANGEKEIGDILAKAMEKVGNEGVITVEEAKSLDTELDVVEGMQFDRGYLSPYFITNADKMVCELESPYILFFEKKLSNLQSMLPILEAVVQSGKPLLIVAEDVEGEALATLVVNKLRGGLKVAAVKAPGFGDRRKAMMEDMAILTTGEVISEDLGIKLESVTLNQLGRAKRVRITKDDTTIIGGAGSKKEIDARIAQLKAQIAETTSDYDKEKLQERLAKMAGGVAVIRVGGATEVEVKERKDRVDDAVHATRAAVEEGIVAGGGTALLYATLALKKLKAANRDEEVGIEIIARAIEAPIRQIAFNAGVEGSMVVGKLLEQKDTNRGYDAQNGEYTDMVKAGIIDPVKVVRHALQDAASIAGLMITTEATIAELPKKEEAHGGGHGGHGGMDGMM, from the coding sequence ATGGCTGCTAAAGAAGTTAAATTCTCGGCCGATGCACGCGCGAAAATGCTGAAGGGCGTTGACACCCTGGCAAACGCGGTGAAGGTCACCCTGGGCCCCAAAGGCCGTAACGTCGTCATCTCGAAATCCTTCGGCGCGCCGCGCATCACCAAAGACGGCGTGAGCGTCGCGAAAGAGATCGAGCTCGAAGACAATTTCGAGAACATGGGCGCGCAGATGGTGCGCGAAGTCGCTTCCAAGACCAATGACATGGCTGGCGACGGTACCACCACCGCAACCGTCCTGGCACAGGCGATCTTCCGCGAAGGCGTGAAGTCGGTCGCGGCCGGCATGAACCCGATGGACCTGAAACGCGGCATCGACAAAGCTGTCACCGCCGTCGTGGAAGACATCAAGTCGCGCGCCAAGAAAATCTCGAAATCGAACGAAATCGCGCAAGTCGGCACGATCTCGGCGAACGGCGAGAAAGAAATCGGCGACATCCTTGCGAAAGCAATGGAAAAAGTCGGCAACGAAGGCGTGATCACGGTTGAAGAAGCAAAATCGCTGGATACCGAACTGGACGTCGTCGAAGGCATGCAGTTCGACCGCGGCTACCTCAGCCCCTACTTCATCACCAACGCGGACAAGATGGTCTGCGAACTGGAAAGCCCCTACATCCTGTTCTTCGAGAAAAAACTCTCGAACCTGCAGTCGATGCTCCCCATCCTCGAAGCTGTCGTGCAGTCGGGCAAGCCCCTGCTGATCGTGGCGGAAGATGTGGAAGGCGAAGCGCTCGCGACCCTCGTCGTGAACAAGCTGCGCGGCGGCCTGAAAGTGGCTGCTGTGAAGGCTCCGGGCTTCGGCGACCGCCGCAAGGCCATGATGGAAGATATGGCGATCCTCACCACCGGTGAAGTGATCTCCGAAGATCTGGGCATCAAGCTGGAATCGGTCACCCTGAACCAGCTGGGCCGCGCAAAACGCGTCCGCATCACCAAAGACGACACGACCATCATCGGCGGCGCGGGCTCGAAAAAAGAAATCGACGCACGCATCGCGCAGCTGAAGGCGCAGATCGCTGAAACCACGTCGGACTACGACAAGGAAAAACTGCAAGAGCGTCTGGCGAAAATGGCCGGCGGCGTTGCGGTCATCCGCGTCGGCGGCGCGACCGAAGTCGAAGTGAAAGAACGCAAAGACCGCGTTGATGACGCAGTCCACGCGACCCGCGCGGCTGTGGAAGAAGGCATTGTCGCCGGCGGCGGCACCGCTCTCCTCTACGCAACGCTCGCCCTGAAAAAACTGAAAGCGGCGAACCGCGACGAGGAAGTCGGCATCGAAATCATCGCACGCGCGATCGAAGCGCCGATCCGCCAGATCGCCTTCAACGCGGGCGTCGAAGGCTCGATGGTTGTCGGCAAGCTGCTGGAGCAGAAAGACACCAACCGCGGCTATGATGCGCAAAACGGCGAATACACCGACATGGTGAAAGCCGGCATCATCGACCCCGTAAAGGTCGTCCGCCACGCCCTGCAGGACGCGGCTTCCATCGCCGGCCTGATGATCACCACCGAAGCGACCATCGCCGAACTCCCCAAAAAGGAAGAAGCGCATGGTGGCGGCCACGGCGGTCACGGCGGCATGGACGGCATGATGTAA